The Apium graveolens cultivar Ventura chromosome 10, ASM990537v1, whole genome shotgun sequence nucleotide sequence AGCTTCTCTTTTTTGTCAAGATCTTTGTCAATGGCGATATTGTGTAGGTTTAAACTCCTTTGCAGCAATTTGATGAAAAGCTGAACCATTGCCAACTGAGTGTTCATATATTTAGACACCATAATGTATGTGAATTGTTTTCTCTTTTTTTCCTTCTAATTTTGCTGTTGTTGCTACGGCTGTTTTCCCAAGAGCGTAGGAGGGGATTTTATATATAGCTGCTTAGCTTAGGAGGTGGAAAACAGATGAAATTTCTAAGATGGTCATGGGTCCATTGTATTTCTTAAAAATCCTTGCCATTGATTGTATTATTGCGAGGTAATTTCCTTTTCCTAAATCTGTTAATGCATTGGGAACCTTGAAAAGACATTACGCTGGTAAAAGTTGCGCCGACCAATCTGTAAAACCGTACTATTAAGTTGAAAATTCTAGAGCGGTGGTCAGTAGCTTAGAGTTACGAAACTAATAGATAAGTTCTTAACTAGCAGAAAACAAGACACATGGGTATTGTCTGCTACCTACAAGGCCACAACTATCAGTGCTATGTAAATGTTGACTGTTAATGGTTCTGCAATTTTGGGAATTAGTTGTTAGCAAGCaatgaaatgaatttgttgcGGAATTTGATTGACGCCAAGATTGCACATTTATTATCTATAGTACTTGGTGCAATTTGAACAGGGAGTTTGGTACATGTTGAAATTTGTTGTGTGTGGTCCGTTCAGGTTGGTAGAGTTTGTTACAATTTTGTGTGGTGTGTTTAAGTTTGTAGAGTTTGCAACATTGTACTAAGTAGGTGGTTATGCACCACATACAAGGTCTGAAATCACATTAGAGGCTTGTATTATACAGGAAACACGGCATATGTTTTTTTTAAGATTATGAATATAGTCATGTTCTTCTTTTAGTGCTTTAAATACATGTGTACTTCTTGTATCACCAAGAATACATTTGTCATATGTTTACGCCAAGTACTGGTTTACGCAACTCAACAACCAACAGGGCATTCCCGTGTGTGTGTGGAACAATCTGCACTTCCAGTTTTCGCAATCTGCTTTAGCTAAAAGGCTTTGCAAAACAATCTTGGGAAGTCAGTACTGCAAGAAATAACAACAAGATTTACAgttaaacacatttgtcaatcATAGTGACATTTCTGGTTCTAGTCATATGTTCTATTAATTCTTTCTGACCTTTAGTCGGCATTTGTTTTACAGTAACGAATGTTATCAATGAGGGAATGCTTCTGGAAATTTGGTGAAACTTTTAATTCTTTAGTACAAATTTTTGGTACACCCAACTTCAACTATCCATTTTCTTGGACAATATCAACTACAAAAGTTTTAAGTATTCATGCTTACATTTGTCTTTGCCAATGAGTGTCAAACTCTCGATCTTTGGAGTTAAAGACGAGAGATATCCGATAAACTACAACTGTTTATCGGGATCTCAGACCTCAATTTTTGGCAATCTTTGATAATCATCCGCTAGACTAAATCCGTCTTAACCGAGACTCAGACCCTCGACAAAGTAAATTGTAGTCACTGACCAGGTTGCTCGCAGGCAGGACTTACAATACCAAGCAAACATAATGCATCTTTTATTGTAACAGCCGTGTATGAAACTATGAAACACATATGGGCTAAGGCACAGCAAATGGTTGTTGTAGTGGTTGAGCTCTTTTCAAGAGTATGAGTTCGACCCAAGTGTAATTGTAACCcattagcaaaaaaaaaaaaaaaatacacATATGGCACTGACTAATTCATATTCAGTCCGCAATTGCAATATTAGATTTATGTTGTACAGTTGAGCAAACAATCAAACAGTTGGTCTGCGCTGAAAACCAGAGACTGGTTGATCACTGCTAGGAAAAGAGTGGAAACTAGTTACAACCGCGTGCTGAGGGCCACGACGACATCGTTGCTGCATCTCATCAACCTTATGAGAGTCCCCGGAGAACAAAGCTTCAACTGAGCCATCTCTTCTGTTACGAACCCACCCGTTTACACCCAACTGACTCGCATTTTCAACTGTCCAGTCACGAAAAAACACCCCCTGTACCACTCCTTTTACTTCAACTCTCACCTGCAAATTATCAACAATAAATGCTTACTCGAATTACAAAGAAAGTGAGGATTTCTTTTTAATTGGGTTTATTAGGGTTTACCGTTTTGATGGGGTTGTTGTTTGAGTTGGAATCGGACATCATGTTGACTGAGAAACGACGTCGGATAGGAGGGGGAGTTGTGAGGCGGGAGAGAAATGGAGCGGAATGGATTGGAAATAGCGACGCTGACTTGCTGGTAGTGGCCGTAATTTTACATGTCGCTGGACTTGTTCCCAAAAGTAAACGATTCTTAGACAACAAATGTGCCATTCTTATTCTCACTCCACAGTATACACCGTCACATACCACTTCTCCCTATTCTTTTGGGTAAAACGTTAAACGTTTATTTTATCACCCTAGTATTTAATAACTTGCAAGTCCGCCATTAAGTTGAAAAATAAATCAGTTGcatcataaaattataattattttacCATTATAATACTCTGTTATCCAATTGTTAAGtttagttttataatttttttaaaaaattcaagTTTCAATCAGGTAAATTGTTGAGATTTAAAATTGTTAGTTTACAATTACTTGATCATATATTTCCATGATCCGCGAGATTGATAATATGATTTTTTGAAGTGGTCATGTCATGTGTAGCGCTGAGAACCGGTTATGTTTTGAACTTGTTAACGAGTAACTTAACTCCCTTTAAAATACATAAATTGTAGCTTGTTTATTCAATAACTGAATCGGCTCGTATTACATGGTGAATTATTGATTGATCATCAAACTATCATAGTTTAATTTGTTTCGTAGAGAATTTTAGATGATTATCAATATATAAGTTTGTATTCTACTAAGAGAACATTAGATAAATTTGATATGAATATGAATACATTCATGTTGAACAGTTCGTTTGTGTATATGACCCAATTTTTGTGTTTGAAGTTTGAACTATAGATGCATCTCTTACACGGTCGAGGCCCAACAAATCTTTGGGTAATCAATGGGCTTGTGAGACAAATTTTGCAAATGATGCTACATACAATAATATAGGGCAGGCCCAACCCAATAACTAAGAAGCAGCAGGCCTGTCAAAAAATCCAATGCAGGGTACATGGACATCAGGATGAGCAATGCATTTTGACAAATGTTGAACAAGCTTAATATAGAAAAAAGGCTTGGAAGAAAAAGACGAGATAAAGAAAGGATGATGAGACGCAGAAAGAAGAAGATAAAGATGAGAGAGTAGGCTATAGAGATTAAGATAAGAATGGAGCTAGAGATTGTAACGAAGAGAAGTGAAGCATAAGAATTGAAGTGCAtcatcataaatcatcataaccTCTTAAAAACAGGAAATGCGGCCTAAAAGATGAGGATGGGGATGGGGATTTGAACATATATAAGGAAGGAGAAGTGTATCACTTGAAATTGAAGTCTGTGTTGGCGAGGACACCCGGAAGACATGCAAATATGCAATGCAAAGTTGTAAATTACTCATTCTTCCTTATGTTAGGTGAGGCCTAGCTGTGAGTTTTGGCATTTCTCGCCCCCCAATTATCATATCATGCCAacctcccccccccccccccttcttTATCCTCATCCGAGGTAGGTCTCTTCTGTTTTCATCGTTTCCATCTCAacttttttttctttattttgtcAGCATCCAGACACTAGAAAGCTGTAGTGTACTCGGGGTATCAGCTTTTCACTTACATATCTGGCGACCATGATGCTAAGGGGGAATGGGTCTCAATTCTTTTACCTCgtattaatatattattaatttattataagTGTATATGAGTTAAGGTGTGTCTAATATGGGCCCATGACAAATTCTAATAAAGTGAAATGgatgagttttaaaaattattttatggaCACCTCATCAATCACTAATTTTTGGTGTACACACACTAGAAAAATCTCATGAGTTAAGAGCATGTTgaataattatattatatttttatatataataagcCTATTATATTCTTATCTATTTATactatctatattattatattaaagacgaaataaTAAAAGTTTGTTTAGTAGTCGGCCCGATAactttaattataataatatttaaaatagaaTACCTTTATTAATagatatatattcataagataattataatatgtctaatggttttcgttaaaacaaaaataatatataaaattcactTCGCCGGGATAAACAAAATTATACCATTTATCTAATTTTAAAtacaaaataaagaaaactacgttgtatagttagttggatttgaaaaatcggactaaaataaaataataaatattattcatCCCGCTAAAAACATTATATTATTGAATGGgactataacaaaataaaaatttgaaaggaaattAGTGGAGTCGATATAATGGCATCaaactaaaataaattaatacATGTTATCCACtcggtctaaaataaaataataatcacctcgggctaaattaaaaaaaaatattaagtATAATTAGCTGAATTTGATTGATATAAAGGGCCTCAGGCTAACATAAATTTTTTGTAATTGACACATAAAATTTTACTATTGATCCAGGTTTGAACATATTAAATTGACACAAATCTGaatatagttagttggatttggACGGTTAACAGACTAATGACAATTCGATTGATATCACCTAAAATTTAcctttaattaaatataataatatttcgTAAACACACCTATAATTTTTtcaatataaatataaatttcaaCAATTACATTATTTTTAAAACCGTATTATCACTAACTTATACACCTATGGGTGTATATTAATAAGTATGatcaaatcatattattaaaaattcaaataaataaatttcataacttaaaatatttatttcaaattaaattcaaaaaaaatgtaaattaaaaataattcgtgcatcgcacgggttttaggcTAATATATAAATAAGTTTAAAGGACTTTTTATCCAAAATTTTGATAATGTACCTTCAAAACAATCTTAAAATTTAATGTAAACAAATTAAATTGACACAAATTTGaatatagttagttggatttggtcGGTTAACAGACTA carries:
- the LOC141690376 gene encoding uncharacterized protein LOC141690376: MAHLLSKNRLLLGTSPATCKITATTSKSASLFPIHSAPFLSRLTTPPPIRRRFSVNMMSDSNSNNNPIKTVRVEVKGVVQGVFFRDWTVENASQLGVNGWVRNRRDGSVEALFSGDSHKVDEMQQRCRRGPQHAVVTSFHSFPSSDQPVSGFQRRPTV